A DNA window from Solanum lycopersicum chromosome 3, SLM_r2.1 contains the following coding sequences:
- the LOC101246515 gene encoding uncharacterized protein isoform X11, protein MEASAAAGVAAAAAARGVALPVSSAQAARKEWRAVSEQSVRNSGSEETERSRLGQSDERLIYEQGREPVDVDFCSITIDGTPNNDILQQRLLAVVKQKEEFHQMEVELRAQLIARSEMMEIRNSFDAQIKEHVTANVKLQDQIHERDQRNYELERRMEEKERELNAIRLDHEAAWAKEDLLREQSKELQTYRRERDNSEAERAQHIKQIHDLQEHIQEKERQFVELQEQHRIAQETILFKDEQIREAQTWMTRVQEFDAVQQGELRERTEQYNQLWLAYQRQFGEMERLHMHMQQLQLELAEARGGTYSEGSQVSNLNSKDASHLGQSNGSQLNASGSSTPGESSIGLQNGTVENAPSFASTGHVSTQADHVHGMPVAPSSVLGMTTYLPPGQIAALHPYVMHQQGIPPPLPSHVPQSHVGHFHSVPAVSSLQHWPNQQSTLPRSDSQYDHETTVNGQSLLNVNQGIETQDSVVPVSSEDGQELQSVDKNYLSGVQTHQTLHQISSQFNGALRLDSHEHNNETEVNNVNSSANYMLEPQGLRMGEFSSNADKSSAEISNNVRNSTESVVDTVSSAVLTETYVAGGQKNAYAVGKSAEVNLLDEKALLACIVRTVPPGSGGRIRISSTLPNRLGKMLAPLHWHDYKKKYGKLDEFVANHPELFVIDGDFIQLRGGAQEIIAATAAAAKVAAAAAAPSSYSSLLPPIAVTPMPQNHRLKRVPSVEPTSEKAVFKDYAVVRPANSSDNLQSQISNGASFNSTGGISNVKILTKPRDQMELNASEARTASSVQLNLGNGASADKNDMGSSQNKVSSHGRPGTNLVGRQGRNAGISSGSRR, encoded by the exons ATGGAGGCTTCGGCAGCGGCTGGTGTCGCCGCAGCCGCCGCAGCACGCGGTGTTGCTCTTCCTGTTTCATCGGCTCAAGCTGCTCGCAAAGAGTGGCGTGCTGTCTCTGAGCAATCGGTTCGGAATTCCGGTAGTGAG GAAACGGAAAGGTCCAGATTAGGTCAATCCGACGAGAGGCTGATATATGAG CAAGGGAGAGAGCCGGTTGATGTGGACTTCTGTTCAATCACTATTGATGGAACTCCAAACAATGATATACTGCAACAGAGACTACTTGCTGTggtaaaacaaaaagaagagttTCATCAAATGGAGGTTGAACTACGAGCTCAGCTCATTGCAAGATCAGAGATGATGGAAATACGGAATAGTTTTGATGCTCAGATAAAAGAACATGTCACTGCCAATGTTAAGCTGCAG GACCAAATACATGAAAGGGACCAGAGGAATTATGAGTTGGAGAGGAGGATGGAAGAGAAAGAAAGGGAACTGAATGCAATTAGACTGGACCATGAAGCG GCATGGGCAAAAGAGGATCTCCTTAGAGAACAGAGTAAAGAACTACAAACTTACAG GAGAGAGAGGGACAACTCTGAAGCAGAAAGAGCTCAGCATATTAAGCAAATTCATGATCTCCAAGAGCATATTCAAGAAAAGGAGCGTCAGTTCGTTGAACTGCAGGAACAG CATAGGATAGCTCAGGAAACTATCCTTTTCAAAGATGAACAAATAAGGGAGGCCCAAACTTGGATGACTCGTGTTCAGGAATTCGATGCTGTGCAGCAAGGTGAATTGCGGGAGCGCACAGAACAGTATAACCAGCTTTGGCTTGCCTACCAAAGACAG TTTGGTGAGATGGAGCGCTTGCATATGCACATGCAACAGCTCCAACTTGAATTGGCTGAGGCAAGAGGTGGAACTTACTCTGAGGGTTCACAAGTCTCTAATCTGAATTCTAAAGATGCTAGTCATCTTGGGCAGAGCAATGGAAGCCAACTTAATGCTAGCGGAAGCAGTACACCTGGTGAAAGTTCCATAGGCCTACAGAATGGAACTGTTGAAAATGCTCCATCTTTTGCTTCAACTGGGCATGTGTCAACTCAG GCGGATCATGTACATGGTATGCCAGTTGCTCCTTCATCCGTGCTTGGGATGACAACCTACCTTCCGCCTGGACAAATTGCTGCTCTGCATCCATATGTAATGCATCAACAGGGAATTCCTCCTCCTTTACCATCACATGTTCCTCAATCTCATGTTGGGCATTTTCACTCAGTACCAGCAGTATCATCTCTTCAGCATTGGCCAAACCAACAG TCAACCTTGCCAAGATCAGATTCTCAGTATGATCACGAAACAACTGTCAATGGACAATCTCTTCTCAATGTGAACCAAGGAATTGAAACTCAGGATTCAGTCGTTCCAGTTTCAAGTGAAGATGGACAG GAACTTCAGTCTGTGGATAAGAATTACCTCTCAGGTGTACAGACACATCAGACTTTGCATCAGATTTCTTCGCAATTCAATGGTGCTTTAAGATTGGATTCACATGAACATAACAATGAAACAGAG GTGAACAATGTCAACTCTTCAGCTAACTACATGCTAGAGCCTCAAGGGTTAAGAATGGGAGAATTTAGTTCGAATGCTGATAAATCGTCAGCCGAAATTTCAAATAATGTGCGTAATTCAACTGAGTCTGTGGTGGACACTGTGTCAAGTGCTGTTTTGACAGAAACGTATGTTGCTGGAGGACAGAAGAATGCATATGCAGTCGGTAAATCAGCAGAGGTTAATCTCCTGGACGAAAAGGCATTGCTGGCTTGCATAGTCCGTACTGTTCCCCCTGGTTCTGGTGGTAGAATAAGGATTAGTTCTACG CTCCCAAATAGACTTGGTAAAATGCTCGCCCCCTTGCACTGGCATGACTACAAAAAGAAGTACggaaaacttgatgaatttgTGGCAAACCATCCAGAA TTATTTGTAATTGACGGAGACTTCATTCAACTCCGCGGAGGTGCTCAAGAAATTATAGCAGCCACAGCTGCAGCTGCTAAAGTGGCTGCTGCAGCTGCAGCTCCTTCGTCGTACTCCTCTCTTTTGCCTCCTATTGCAGTCACCCCTATGCCACAAAATCACCGCTTGAAGAGGGTACCATCAGTTGAACCAACATCTGAGAAGGCAGTTTTCAAAGACTATGCTGTCGTCAGACCTGCAAATTCTAGTGACAACCTTCAAAGTCAGATTTCTAATGGGGCCTCTTTCAACAGTACTGGGGGCATctcaaatgtaaaaatattgACTAAGCCGAGAGACCAGATGGAGCTAAATGCATCTGAAGCTAGGACTGCGTCATCTGTGCAATTGAACCTTGGAAATGGAGCTAGTGCTGACAAAAATGACATGGGTAGTTCACAAAACAAGGTTTCATCTCATGGGCGACCTGGCACAAATTTAGTGGGTAGACAGGGCAG GAATGCAGGGATTTCATCAGGCTCTAGAAGATA G
- the LOC101246515 gene encoding uncharacterized protein isoform X8 — protein MEASAAAGVAAAAAARGVALPVSSAQAARKEWRAVSEQSVRNSGSEETERSRLGQSDERLIYEQGREPVDVDFCSITIDGTPNNDILQQRLLAVVKQKEEFHQMEVELRAQLIARSEMMEIRNSFDAQIKEHVTANVKLQDQIHERDQRNYELERRMEEKERELNAIRLDHEAAWAKEDLLREQSKELQTYRRERDNSEAERAQHIKQIHDLQEHIQEKERQFVELQEQHRIAQETILFKDEQIREAQTWMTRVQEFDAVQQGELRERTEQYNQLWLAYQRQFGEMERLHMHMQQLQLELAEARGGTYSEGSQVSNLNSKDASHLGQSNGSQLNASGSSTPGESSIGLQNGTVENAPSFASTGHVSTQADHVHGMPVAPSSVLGMTTYLPPGQIAALHPYVMHQQGIPPPLPSHVPQSHVGHFHSVPAVSSLQHWPNQQAVPEGSHISNHNQYTLQPQSTLPRSDSQYDHETTVNGQSLLNVNQGIETQDSVVPVSSEDGQSVDKNYLSGVQTHQTLHQISSQFNGALRLDSHEHNNETEVNNVNSSANYMLEPQGLRMGEFSSNADKSSAEISNNVRNSTESVVDTVSSAVLTETYVAGGQKNAYAVGKSAEVNLLDEKALLACIVRTVPPGSGGRIRISSTLPNRLGKMLAPLHWHDYKKKYGKLDEFVANHPELFVIDGDFIQLRGGAQEIIAATAAAAKVAAAAAAPSSYSSLLPPIAVTPMPQNHRLKRVPSVEPTSEKAVFKDYAVVRPANSSDNLQSQISNGASFNSTGGISNVKILTKPRDQMELNASEARTASSVQLNLGNGASADKNDMGSSQNKVSSHGRPGTNLVGRQGRNAGISSGSRR, from the exons ATGGAGGCTTCGGCAGCGGCTGGTGTCGCCGCAGCCGCCGCAGCACGCGGTGTTGCTCTTCCTGTTTCATCGGCTCAAGCTGCTCGCAAAGAGTGGCGTGCTGTCTCTGAGCAATCGGTTCGGAATTCCGGTAGTGAG GAAACGGAAAGGTCCAGATTAGGTCAATCCGACGAGAGGCTGATATATGAG CAAGGGAGAGAGCCGGTTGATGTGGACTTCTGTTCAATCACTATTGATGGAACTCCAAACAATGATATACTGCAACAGAGACTACTTGCTGTggtaaaacaaaaagaagagttTCATCAAATGGAGGTTGAACTACGAGCTCAGCTCATTGCAAGATCAGAGATGATGGAAATACGGAATAGTTTTGATGCTCAGATAAAAGAACATGTCACTGCCAATGTTAAGCTGCAG GACCAAATACATGAAAGGGACCAGAGGAATTATGAGTTGGAGAGGAGGATGGAAGAGAAAGAAAGGGAACTGAATGCAATTAGACTGGACCATGAAGCG GCATGGGCAAAAGAGGATCTCCTTAGAGAACAGAGTAAAGAACTACAAACTTACAG GAGAGAGAGGGACAACTCTGAAGCAGAAAGAGCTCAGCATATTAAGCAAATTCATGATCTCCAAGAGCATATTCAAGAAAAGGAGCGTCAGTTCGTTGAACTGCAGGAACAG CATAGGATAGCTCAGGAAACTATCCTTTTCAAAGATGAACAAATAAGGGAGGCCCAAACTTGGATGACTCGTGTTCAGGAATTCGATGCTGTGCAGCAAGGTGAATTGCGGGAGCGCACAGAACAGTATAACCAGCTTTGGCTTGCCTACCAAAGACAG TTTGGTGAGATGGAGCGCTTGCATATGCACATGCAACAGCTCCAACTTGAATTGGCTGAGGCAAGAGGTGGAACTTACTCTGAGGGTTCACAAGTCTCTAATCTGAATTCTAAAGATGCTAGTCATCTTGGGCAGAGCAATGGAAGCCAACTTAATGCTAGCGGAAGCAGTACACCTGGTGAAAGTTCCATAGGCCTACAGAATGGAACTGTTGAAAATGCTCCATCTTTTGCTTCAACTGGGCATGTGTCAACTCAG GCGGATCATGTACATGGTATGCCAGTTGCTCCTTCATCCGTGCTTGGGATGACAACCTACCTTCCGCCTGGACAAATTGCTGCTCTGCATCCATATGTAATGCATCAACAGGGAATTCCTCCTCCTTTACCATCACATGTTCCTCAATCTCATGTTGGGCATTTTCACTCAGTACCAGCAGTATCATCTCTTCAGCATTGGCCAAACCAACAG GCTGTACCAGAGGGTTCACATATCTCTAATCACAATCAGTACACTTTGCAACCTCAGTCAACCTTGCCAAGATCAGATTCTCAGTATGATCACGAAACAACTGTCAATGGACAATCTCTTCTCAATGTGAACCAAGGAATTGAAACTCAGGATTCAGTCGTTCCAGTTTCAAGTGAAGATGGACAG TCTGTGGATAAGAATTACCTCTCAGGTGTACAGACACATCAGACTTTGCATCAGATTTCTTCGCAATTCAATGGTGCTTTAAGATTGGATTCACATGAACATAACAATGAAACAGAG GTGAACAATGTCAACTCTTCAGCTAACTACATGCTAGAGCCTCAAGGGTTAAGAATGGGAGAATTTAGTTCGAATGCTGATAAATCGTCAGCCGAAATTTCAAATAATGTGCGTAATTCAACTGAGTCTGTGGTGGACACTGTGTCAAGTGCTGTTTTGACAGAAACGTATGTTGCTGGAGGACAGAAGAATGCATATGCAGTCGGTAAATCAGCAGAGGTTAATCTCCTGGACGAAAAGGCATTGCTGGCTTGCATAGTCCGTACTGTTCCCCCTGGTTCTGGTGGTAGAATAAGGATTAGTTCTACG CTCCCAAATAGACTTGGTAAAATGCTCGCCCCCTTGCACTGGCATGACTACAAAAAGAAGTACggaaaacttgatgaatttgTGGCAAACCATCCAGAA TTATTTGTAATTGACGGAGACTTCATTCAACTCCGCGGAGGTGCTCAAGAAATTATAGCAGCCACAGCTGCAGCTGCTAAAGTGGCTGCTGCAGCTGCAGCTCCTTCGTCGTACTCCTCTCTTTTGCCTCCTATTGCAGTCACCCCTATGCCACAAAATCACCGCTTGAAGAGGGTACCATCAGTTGAACCAACATCTGAGAAGGCAGTTTTCAAAGACTATGCTGTCGTCAGACCTGCAAATTCTAGTGACAACCTTCAAAGTCAGATTTCTAATGGGGCCTCTTTCAACAGTACTGGGGGCATctcaaatgtaaaaatattgACTAAGCCGAGAGACCAGATGGAGCTAAATGCATCTGAAGCTAGGACTGCGTCATCTGTGCAATTGAACCTTGGAAATGGAGCTAGTGCTGACAAAAATGACATGGGTAGTTCACAAAACAAGGTTTCATCTCATGGGCGACCTGGCACAAATTTAGTGGGTAGACAGGGCAG GAATGCAGGGATTTCATCAGGCTCTAGAAGATAG
- the LOC101246515 gene encoding uncharacterized protein isoform X5: protein MEASAAAGVAAAAAARGVALPVSSAQAARKEWRAVSEQSVRNSGSEETERSRLGQSDERLIYEVQQGREPVDVDFCSITIDGTPNNDILQQRLLAVVKQKEEFHQMEVELRAQLIARSEMMEIRNSFDAQIKEHVTANVKLQDQIHERDQRNYELERRMEEKERELNAIRLDHEAAWAKEDLLREQSKELQTYRRERDNSEAERAQHIKQIHDLQEHIQEKERQFVELQEQHRIAQETILFKDEQIREAQTWMTRVQEFDAVQQGELRERTEQYNQLWLAYQRQFGEMERLHMHMQQLQLELAEARGGTYSEGSQVSNLNSKDASHLGQSNGSQLNASGSSTPGESSIGLQNGTVENAPSFASTGHVSTQADHVHGMPVAPSSVLGMTTYLPPGQIAALHPYVMHQQGIPPPLPSHVPQSHVGHFHSVPAVSSLQHWPNQQAVPEGSHISNHNQYTLQPQSTLPRSDSQYDHETTVNGQSLLNVNQGIETQDSVVPVSSEDGQSVDKNYLSGVQTHQTLHQISSQFNGALRLDSHEHNNETEVNNVNSSANYMLEPQGLRMGEFSSNADKSSAEISNNVRNSTESVVDTVSSAVLTETYVAGGQKNAYAVGKSAEVNLLDEKALLACIVRTVPPGSGGRIRISSTLPNRLGKMLAPLHWHDYKKKYGKLDEFVANHPELFVIDGDFIQLRGGAQEIIAATAAAAKVAAAAAAPSSYSSLLPPIAVTPMPQNHRLKRVPSVEPTSEKAVFKDYAVVRPANSSDNLQSQISNGASFNSTGGISNVKILTKPRDQMELNASEARTASSVQLNLGNGASADKNDMGSSQNKVSSHGRPGTNLVGRQGRNAGISSGSRR, encoded by the exons ATGGAGGCTTCGGCAGCGGCTGGTGTCGCCGCAGCCGCCGCAGCACGCGGTGTTGCTCTTCCTGTTTCATCGGCTCAAGCTGCTCGCAAAGAGTGGCGTGCTGTCTCTGAGCAATCGGTTCGGAATTCCGGTAGTGAG GAAACGGAAAGGTCCAGATTAGGTCAATCCGACGAGAGGCTGATATATGAG GTGCAGCAAGGGAGAGAGCCGGTTGATGTGGACTTCTGTTCAATCACTATTGATGGAACTCCAAACAATGATATACTGCAACAGAGACTACTTGCTGTggtaaaacaaaaagaagagttTCATCAAATGGAGGTTGAACTACGAGCTCAGCTCATTGCAAGATCAGAGATGATGGAAATACGGAATAGTTTTGATGCTCAGATAAAAGAACATGTCACTGCCAATGTTAAGCTGCAG GACCAAATACATGAAAGGGACCAGAGGAATTATGAGTTGGAGAGGAGGATGGAAGAGAAAGAAAGGGAACTGAATGCAATTAGACTGGACCATGAAGCG GCATGGGCAAAAGAGGATCTCCTTAGAGAACAGAGTAAAGAACTACAAACTTACAG GAGAGAGAGGGACAACTCTGAAGCAGAAAGAGCTCAGCATATTAAGCAAATTCATGATCTCCAAGAGCATATTCAAGAAAAGGAGCGTCAGTTCGTTGAACTGCAGGAACAG CATAGGATAGCTCAGGAAACTATCCTTTTCAAAGATGAACAAATAAGGGAGGCCCAAACTTGGATGACTCGTGTTCAGGAATTCGATGCTGTGCAGCAAGGTGAATTGCGGGAGCGCACAGAACAGTATAACCAGCTTTGGCTTGCCTACCAAAGACAG TTTGGTGAGATGGAGCGCTTGCATATGCACATGCAACAGCTCCAACTTGAATTGGCTGAGGCAAGAGGTGGAACTTACTCTGAGGGTTCACAAGTCTCTAATCTGAATTCTAAAGATGCTAGTCATCTTGGGCAGAGCAATGGAAGCCAACTTAATGCTAGCGGAAGCAGTACACCTGGTGAAAGTTCCATAGGCCTACAGAATGGAACTGTTGAAAATGCTCCATCTTTTGCTTCAACTGGGCATGTGTCAACTCAG GCGGATCATGTACATGGTATGCCAGTTGCTCCTTCATCCGTGCTTGGGATGACAACCTACCTTCCGCCTGGACAAATTGCTGCTCTGCATCCATATGTAATGCATCAACAGGGAATTCCTCCTCCTTTACCATCACATGTTCCTCAATCTCATGTTGGGCATTTTCACTCAGTACCAGCAGTATCATCTCTTCAGCATTGGCCAAACCAACAG GCTGTACCAGAGGGTTCACATATCTCTAATCACAATCAGTACACTTTGCAACCTCAGTCAACCTTGCCAAGATCAGATTCTCAGTATGATCACGAAACAACTGTCAATGGACAATCTCTTCTCAATGTGAACCAAGGAATTGAAACTCAGGATTCAGTCGTTCCAGTTTCAAGTGAAGATGGACAG TCTGTGGATAAGAATTACCTCTCAGGTGTACAGACACATCAGACTTTGCATCAGATTTCTTCGCAATTCAATGGTGCTTTAAGATTGGATTCACATGAACATAACAATGAAACAGAG GTGAACAATGTCAACTCTTCAGCTAACTACATGCTAGAGCCTCAAGGGTTAAGAATGGGAGAATTTAGTTCGAATGCTGATAAATCGTCAGCCGAAATTTCAAATAATGTGCGTAATTCAACTGAGTCTGTGGTGGACACTGTGTCAAGTGCTGTTTTGACAGAAACGTATGTTGCTGGAGGACAGAAGAATGCATATGCAGTCGGTAAATCAGCAGAGGTTAATCTCCTGGACGAAAAGGCATTGCTGGCTTGCATAGTCCGTACTGTTCCCCCTGGTTCTGGTGGTAGAATAAGGATTAGTTCTACG CTCCCAAATAGACTTGGTAAAATGCTCGCCCCCTTGCACTGGCATGACTACAAAAAGAAGTACggaaaacttgatgaatttgTGGCAAACCATCCAGAA TTATTTGTAATTGACGGAGACTTCATTCAACTCCGCGGAGGTGCTCAAGAAATTATAGCAGCCACAGCTGCAGCTGCTAAAGTGGCTGCTGCAGCTGCAGCTCCTTCGTCGTACTCCTCTCTTTTGCCTCCTATTGCAGTCACCCCTATGCCACAAAATCACCGCTTGAAGAGGGTACCATCAGTTGAACCAACATCTGAGAAGGCAGTTTTCAAAGACTATGCTGTCGTCAGACCTGCAAATTCTAGTGACAACCTTCAAAGTCAGATTTCTAATGGGGCCTCTTTCAACAGTACTGGGGGCATctcaaatgtaaaaatattgACTAAGCCGAGAGACCAGATGGAGCTAAATGCATCTGAAGCTAGGACTGCGTCATCTGTGCAATTGAACCTTGGAAATGGAGCTAGTGCTGACAAAAATGACATGGGTAGTTCACAAAACAAGGTTTCATCTCATGGGCGACCTGGCACAAATTTAGTGGGTAGACAGGGCAG GAATGCAGGGATTTCATCAGGCTCTAGAAGATA G
- the LOC101246515 gene encoding uncharacterized protein isoform X13, producing the protein MEASAAAGVAAAAAARGVALPVSSAQAARKEWRAVSEQSVRNSGSEETERSRLGQSDERLIYEQGREPVDVDFCSITIDGTPNNDILQQRLLAVVKQKEEFHQMEVELRAQLIARSEMMEIRNSFDAQIKEHVTANVKLQDQIHERDQRNYELERRMEEKERELNAIRLDHEAAWAKEDLLREQSKELQTYRRERDNSEAERAQHIKQIHDLQEHIQEKERQFVELQEQHRIAQETILFKDEQIREAQTWMTRVQEFDAVQQGELRERTEQYNQLWLAYQRQFGEMERLHMHMQQLQLELAEARGGTYSEGSQVSNLNSKDASHLGQSNGSQLNASGSSTPGESSIGLQNGTVENAPSFASTGHVSTQADHVHGMPVAPSSVLGMTTYLPPGQIAALHPYVMHQQGIPPPLPSHVPQSHVGHFHSVPAVSSLQHWPNQQSTLPRSDSQYDHETTVNGQSLLNVNQGIETQDSVVPVSSEDGQSVDKNYLSGVQTHQTLHQISSQFNGALRLDSHEHNNETEVNNVNSSANYMLEPQGLRMGEFSSNADKSSAEISNNVRNSTESVVDTVSSAVLTETYVAGGQKNAYAVGKSAEVNLLDEKALLACIVRTVPPGSGGRIRISSTLPNRLGKMLAPLHWHDYKKKYGKLDEFVANHPELFVIDGDFIQLRGGAQEIIAATAAAAKVAAAAAAPSSYSSLLPPIAVTPMPQNHRLKRVPSVEPTSEKAVFKDYAVVRPANSSDNLQSQISNGASFNSTGGISNVKILTKPRDQMELNASEARTASSVQLNLGNGASADKNDMGSSQNKVSSHGRPGTNLVGRQGRNAGISSGSRR; encoded by the exons ATGGAGGCTTCGGCAGCGGCTGGTGTCGCCGCAGCCGCCGCAGCACGCGGTGTTGCTCTTCCTGTTTCATCGGCTCAAGCTGCTCGCAAAGAGTGGCGTGCTGTCTCTGAGCAATCGGTTCGGAATTCCGGTAGTGAG GAAACGGAAAGGTCCAGATTAGGTCAATCCGACGAGAGGCTGATATATGAG CAAGGGAGAGAGCCGGTTGATGTGGACTTCTGTTCAATCACTATTGATGGAACTCCAAACAATGATATACTGCAACAGAGACTACTTGCTGTggtaaaacaaaaagaagagttTCATCAAATGGAGGTTGAACTACGAGCTCAGCTCATTGCAAGATCAGAGATGATGGAAATACGGAATAGTTTTGATGCTCAGATAAAAGAACATGTCACTGCCAATGTTAAGCTGCAG GACCAAATACATGAAAGGGACCAGAGGAATTATGAGTTGGAGAGGAGGATGGAAGAGAAAGAAAGGGAACTGAATGCAATTAGACTGGACCATGAAGCG GCATGGGCAAAAGAGGATCTCCTTAGAGAACAGAGTAAAGAACTACAAACTTACAG GAGAGAGAGGGACAACTCTGAAGCAGAAAGAGCTCAGCATATTAAGCAAATTCATGATCTCCAAGAGCATATTCAAGAAAAGGAGCGTCAGTTCGTTGAACTGCAGGAACAG CATAGGATAGCTCAGGAAACTATCCTTTTCAAAGATGAACAAATAAGGGAGGCCCAAACTTGGATGACTCGTGTTCAGGAATTCGATGCTGTGCAGCAAGGTGAATTGCGGGAGCGCACAGAACAGTATAACCAGCTTTGGCTTGCCTACCAAAGACAG TTTGGTGAGATGGAGCGCTTGCATATGCACATGCAACAGCTCCAACTTGAATTGGCTGAGGCAAGAGGTGGAACTTACTCTGAGGGTTCACAAGTCTCTAATCTGAATTCTAAAGATGCTAGTCATCTTGGGCAGAGCAATGGAAGCCAACTTAATGCTAGCGGAAGCAGTACACCTGGTGAAAGTTCCATAGGCCTACAGAATGGAACTGTTGAAAATGCTCCATCTTTTGCTTCAACTGGGCATGTGTCAACTCAG GCGGATCATGTACATGGTATGCCAGTTGCTCCTTCATCCGTGCTTGGGATGACAACCTACCTTCCGCCTGGACAAATTGCTGCTCTGCATCCATATGTAATGCATCAACAGGGAATTCCTCCTCCTTTACCATCACATGTTCCTCAATCTCATGTTGGGCATTTTCACTCAGTACCAGCAGTATCATCTCTTCAGCATTGGCCAAACCAACAG TCAACCTTGCCAAGATCAGATTCTCAGTATGATCACGAAACAACTGTCAATGGACAATCTCTTCTCAATGTGAACCAAGGAATTGAAACTCAGGATTCAGTCGTTCCAGTTTCAAGTGAAGATGGACAG TCTGTGGATAAGAATTACCTCTCAGGTGTACAGACACATCAGACTTTGCATCAGATTTCTTCGCAATTCAATGGTGCTTTAAGATTGGATTCACATGAACATAACAATGAAACAGAG GTGAACAATGTCAACTCTTCAGCTAACTACATGCTAGAGCCTCAAGGGTTAAGAATGGGAGAATTTAGTTCGAATGCTGATAAATCGTCAGCCGAAATTTCAAATAATGTGCGTAATTCAACTGAGTCTGTGGTGGACACTGTGTCAAGTGCTGTTTTGACAGAAACGTATGTTGCTGGAGGACAGAAGAATGCATATGCAGTCGGTAAATCAGCAGAGGTTAATCTCCTGGACGAAAAGGCATTGCTGGCTTGCATAGTCCGTACTGTTCCCCCTGGTTCTGGTGGTAGAATAAGGATTAGTTCTACG CTCCCAAATAGACTTGGTAAAATGCTCGCCCCCTTGCACTGGCATGACTACAAAAAGAAGTACggaaaacttgatgaatttgTGGCAAACCATCCAGAA TTATTTGTAATTGACGGAGACTTCATTCAACTCCGCGGAGGTGCTCAAGAAATTATAGCAGCCACAGCTGCAGCTGCTAAAGTGGCTGCTGCAGCTGCAGCTCCTTCGTCGTACTCCTCTCTTTTGCCTCCTATTGCAGTCACCCCTATGCCACAAAATCACCGCTTGAAGAGGGTACCATCAGTTGAACCAACATCTGAGAAGGCAGTTTTCAAAGACTATGCTGTCGTCAGACCTGCAAATTCTAGTGACAACCTTCAAAGTCAGATTTCTAATGGGGCCTCTTTCAACAGTACTGGGGGCATctcaaatgtaaaaatattgACTAAGCCGAGAGACCAGATGGAGCTAAATGCATCTGAAGCTAGGACTGCGTCATCTGTGCAATTGAACCTTGGAAATGGAGCTAGTGCTGACAAAAATGACATGGGTAGTTCACAAAACAAGGTTTCATCTCATGGGCGACCTGGCACAAATTTAGTGGGTAGACAGGGCAG GAATGCAGGGATTTCATCAGGCTCTAGAAGATA G